In a single window of the Pseudomonas sp. B21-015 genome:
- a CDS encoding helix-turn-helix domain-containing protein has translation MAHIQQNAIKACAIETQKKPTGGLSPWRETRVKQLILDHLGETLEVTELARACALSRSHFSRAFKCSTGLSPQEWIRQQRIARAKQLIQDTDLTLTQISLECGFCDQAHFSHIFTRSEGITPFAWRCRTVRVLPSLKIKRSQPSAAPTGVHITL, from the coding sequence ATGGCTCACATTCAGCAAAACGCGATCAAGGCGTGTGCCATTGAAACGCAAAAAAAACCCACGGGCGGCCTTAGCCCCTGGCGCGAAACACGGGTCAAACAACTGATCCTCGACCACCTCGGTGAAACCCTGGAAGTGACCGAACTGGCACGGGCCTGTGCCCTGTCGCGCAGTCATTTTTCCCGTGCGTTCAAGTGCAGTACCGGCCTCTCGCCGCAAGAGTGGATACGTCAGCAACGCATCGCACGGGCCAAGCAGTTGATCCAGGACACGGACCTGACCCTGACGCAAATCAGCCTGGAATGTGGCTTCTGCGATCAGGCACATTTCTCTCATATCTTTACTCGCAGCGAAGGCATCACACCGTTTGCCTGGCGCTGCCGGACCGTTCGTGTTCTTCCCTCTCTCAAGATCAAAAGATCGCAGCCTTCGGCAGCTCCTACGGGTGTTCACATAACCCTGTAG
- a CDS encoding LysR family transcriptional regulator: protein MNRNDLRRVDMNLLVIFEALMFEKNLTRVAEKLFMGQPAVSAALGRLRDLFDDPLLLRNGRGMEPTARALAILTELQQAMDTISGAVSRAKEFDPASSCDVFRIGLSDDAEFGLFPPLLRQLQEEAPGIVVVVRRANYLLMPALLASGEISVGVSYTTDLPANAKRKKLRDIPCKVLRGDERPGPLTLDEYCARPHAMVSFSGDLSGNIDLDLAKVGRTRRVVLGVPQFSGLRALLAGTEMIATVPDYAACALVEGCALRAEDPPFPIDAAQLSMAWSGVHDNDPAERWLRSRISQFMSEPLKIPAP from the coding sequence ATGAACCGTAATGATCTGCGCCGCGTCGACATGAACCTGCTGGTGATTTTCGAAGCGCTGATGTTCGAAAAGAACCTGACCCGGGTCGCCGAAAAACTGTTCATGGGTCAACCGGCGGTGAGCGCCGCGCTTGGGCGGTTGCGTGATTTGTTCGACGATCCGTTGTTGCTGCGTAACGGTCGTGGAATGGAGCCGACGGCGCGGGCGTTGGCGATTCTCACGGAACTGCAACAGGCGATGGACACCATCTCGGGGGCGGTCAGCCGGGCCAAGGAGTTCGACCCGGCCAGCAGCTGCGATGTGTTCCGCATCGGGCTATCGGACGATGCCGAGTTCGGCCTGTTTCCGCCATTGCTGCGGCAGTTGCAGGAAGAGGCGCCGGGGATCGTGGTCGTGGTGCGCCGCGCCAACTATCTGTTGATGCCGGCGTTGCTGGCGTCGGGGGAGATCTCGGTGGGGGTGAGCTACACCACGGATCTGCCGGCCAATGCCAAGCGCAAGAAGCTGCGGGACATTCCCTGCAAAGTCCTGCGCGGCGATGAGCGCCCGGGGCCGTTGACGCTGGACGAATACTGCGCCCGTCCGCATGCGATGGTGTCGTTCTCCGGCGACCTGAGCGGCAACATCGACCTCGACCTGGCCAAGGTCGGCCGCACCCGTCGCGTGGTGCTCGGCGTGCCGCAATTCAGTGGTTTGCGCGCGTTGCTCGCTGGCACGGAAATGATCGCCACTGTCCCGGACTATGCCGCGTGCGCGTTGGTCGAAGGCTGTGCGTTGCGCGCCGAAGATCCGCCGTTCCCCATTGATGCCGCGCAACTGTCGATGGCCTGGAGCGGGGTGCATGACAACGATCCGGCAGAGCGCTGGTTGAGGTCGCGGATCAGCCAGTTCATGTCCGAACCCCTGAAAATACCGGCACCGTAG
- a CDS encoding DUF6124 family protein: MFKATPNPPETDGVSPYDPLDPKKLHEAAERALDHYLKPSDPKTPRKPSTIYTVAPDIDIEELLANACESFASAKVIASDCAGFLEGPQRNTILGVAQLIMIGELAVSRALDSLELKAAPAV; encoded by the coding sequence ATGTTCAAAGCCACACCTAACCCGCCAGAAACCGACGGCGTTTCCCCCTACGATCCCCTCGATCCCAAAAAACTCCACGAAGCTGCCGAACGCGCCCTCGATCACTACCTCAAACCGTCCGACCCCAAGACCCCGCGCAAACCGAGCACGATTTACACCGTCGCCCCGGACATCGACATCGAAGAGCTACTGGCCAATGCCTGCGAATCCTTTGCCTCGGCCAAGGTGATCGCCAGTGACTGCGCCGGGTTTCTGGAGGGGCCGCAGCGCAATACGATACTGGGCGTCGCGCAGCTCATCATGATAGGTGAACTGGCTGTGAGTCGGGCGCTGGATAGTCTGGAATTGAAGGCAGCCCCGGCCGTCTGA
- a CDS encoding DoxX family protein — MNASQRDEQARDVGLLFLRVSGGLFLLWVHGLPKLLDFSAQLQLIEDPFHLGAHLTLSLAIFAEVLCPLLIVAGVLVRLACLPILFVLLVALLVVHPQWSVAEGQFGWLLLILFTSVFIAGPGRLALNVRLPGVLRYA; from the coding sequence ATGAACGCTTCGCAACGGGATGAACAGGCGCGGGATGTCGGGCTGCTGTTTCTGCGGGTCAGCGGTGGTCTGTTTCTGCTGTGGGTGCACGGCTTGCCCAAGCTGCTGGACTTCAGTGCGCAGCTGCAACTGATCGAAGACCCGTTCCACCTCGGTGCCCACCTCACCCTGAGCCTGGCGATTTTCGCCGAAGTGCTGTGCCCGTTGCTGATTGTCGCCGGGGTGCTGGTGCGCCTGGCGTGCTTGCCTATTCTGTTTGTGCTGCTGGTGGCGCTGCTGGTCGTGCACCCGCAATGGAGTGTGGCCGAAGGGCAGTTCGGCTGGCTGCTGTTGATCCTCTTTACCAGTGTGTTTATCGCCGGGCCGGGACGGCTGGCGCTCAATGTCCGTTTGCCCGGAGTGCTCCGTTATGCCTGA
- a CDS encoding antibiotic biosynthesis monooxygenase: MPEARTQKAPGSDEIVTLIVKHRVKAGFEAAYEAWLRNIVSVAGRTEGHLGVDVIRGKNGGLDMFTCVLRFCSTEAMQHWLDSPQRQSLIDEAASMLADGDQTEVNPVNEFWFAPLADAASPPPRWKQAVVSLLVILPHTLLVPLLWGPLLKFNAFLSNYVVATFLITLTIVVSVVYVCMPAATRLFAPWLTASQPREHLESNANSPR; the protein is encoded by the coding sequence ATGCCTGAAGCCCGAACTCAAAAAGCGCCGGGGTCCGATGAGATCGTGACGCTGATCGTCAAGCACCGGGTCAAGGCCGGTTTCGAAGCAGCCTATGAAGCCTGGCTGCGCAACATCGTCAGCGTAGCGGGGCGCACGGAAGGACATCTGGGCGTGGACGTGATCCGCGGCAAGAACGGTGGCCTGGACATGTTCACCTGCGTGTTGCGCTTTTGCTCCACCGAGGCCATGCAGCACTGGCTCGATTCGCCGCAACGTCAGTCGTTGATCGATGAAGCCGCGTCGATGCTGGCCGACGGCGACCAGACCGAGGTCAACCCGGTCAACGAATTCTGGTTCGCGCCGCTGGCCGATGCCGCGTCGCCGCCACCGCGCTGGAAGCAGGCCGTGGTGTCGTTGCTGGTGATTCTGCCGCACACCTTGCTGGTGCCGCTGCTCTGGGGGCCGCTGCTCAAATTCAACGCTTTTCTCTCCAACTACGTGGTCGCCACGTTCCTGATCACCCTGACCATCGTGGTGTCGGTGGTGTACGTGTGCATGCCGGCCGCGACTCGCTTGTTTGCGCCGTGGCTGACGGCCAGTCAGCCACGGGAGCACCTCGAATCCAACGCAAATTCGCCGCGCTGA
- a CDS encoding amidohydrolase: protein MNADLILFNGQFHTVDREKPLASAVAIKDGRFVAVGNDAEAMALRGSGTQVIDLKGRCVIPGLNDSHLHLIRGGLNYNLELRWEGVPSLADALRMLKEQADRTPTPQWVRVVGGWNEFQFAEKRMPTLEELNQAAPDTPVFVLHLYDRALLNRAALRVAGYTRDTPNPPGGEIVRDANGNPTGMLVARPNAMILYSTLAKGPKLPLEYQVNSTRQFMRELNRLGLTSAIDAGGGFQNYPDDYQVIEQLAKDQQLTIRIAYNLFTQKPKEELSDFQNWTGSVKLHQGDDFLRHNGAGEMLVFSAADFEDFLEPRPDLPQTMEQELEPVVRHLVEQRWPFRLHATYNESISRMLDVFEKVNRDIPFNGLPWFFDHAETITPHNIERVRALGGGIAIQDRMAFQGEYFVERYGSKAAESTPPIKRMLAEGVPVGAGTDATRVSSYNPWTSLYWMVSGRTVGGLALYEEGLTRQTALELFTHGSAWFSSEQGKKGQIKVGQLADLATLSADFFSVEEEAIKWIESVLTVVGGKVVYAAGDFEKLGPASVPVLPDWSPVVKVPGHWRPASPMQAQVHHCSGPCAVHSHSHERARLSNAPVSDFQGFWGAFGCSCFAF from the coding sequence ATGAACGCCGATCTGATTCTGTTCAATGGCCAATTTCATACCGTAGACCGGGAAAAACCGCTGGCCAGTGCCGTTGCGATCAAGGACGGGCGCTTTGTCGCTGTCGGCAACGATGCAGAGGCGATGGCCCTGCGCGGCTCGGGCACCCAGGTCATCGACCTCAAGGGCCGTTGCGTCATCCCCGGCCTCAACGACTCGCACCTGCACCTGATCCGTGGCGGCTTGAACTACAACCTCGAACTGCGCTGGGAAGGCGTGCCGTCCCTGGCCGATGCGTTGCGCATGCTCAAGGAGCAAGCCGACCGCACACCGACACCGCAATGGGTACGGGTGGTGGGTGGCTGGAACGAATTCCAGTTTGCCGAGAAGCGCATGCCGACTCTGGAAGAGCTCAATCAGGCGGCGCCGGATACGCCGGTGTTTGTCCTGCATTTATACGACCGCGCGCTGCTTAACCGTGCCGCGCTGCGAGTGGCCGGTTACACCCGCGACACGCCGAACCCGCCGGGCGGTGAAATCGTGCGTGATGCCAACGGCAACCCGACCGGCATGCTGGTCGCGCGGCCCAACGCGATGATCCTGTATTCGACCCTGGCCAAGGGGCCGAAGCTGCCGCTGGAATATCAGGTCAACTCGACCCGCCAGTTCATGCGCGAACTCAACCGCCTCGGGCTGACCAGTGCGATCGATGCCGGCGGTGGTTTCCAGAATTACCCGGACGATTATCAGGTGATCGAGCAGCTGGCCAAGGACCAGCAACTGACCATCCGCATTGCCTACAACCTGTTCACCCAGAAGCCCAAAGAAGAGCTGAGCGATTTCCAGAACTGGACCGGCAGCGTCAAGTTGCATCAGGGCGACGACTTCCTGCGGCACAACGGTGCTGGGGAAATGCTGGTGTTCTCGGCGGCGGACTTCGAGGACTTCCTCGAGCCGCGTCCGGACCTGCCGCAGACCATGGAGCAGGAGCTGGAGCCGGTGGTTCGCCACCTGGTCGAGCAGCGCTGGCCGTTCCGTTTGCACGCCACTTACAACGAATCCATCAGCCGCATGCTCGACGTGTTCGAGAAGGTCAACCGCGATATTCCGTTCAACGGTTTGCCATGGTTTTTCGACCATGCTGAAACCATCACCCCGCACAACATCGAGCGGGTGAGGGCGCTGGGTGGCGGCATTGCGATCCAGGACCGGATGGCGTTCCAGGGCGAATATTTCGTCGAACGTTATGGCAGCAAGGCGGCTGAAAGCACGCCGCCGATCAAGCGCATGTTGGCCGAGGGTGTGCCGGTCGGTGCTGGCACCGATGCCACGCGGGTTTCCAGCTACAACCCATGGACGTCGCTGTACTGGATGGTCAGCGGCCGCACTGTCGGTGGCCTGGCGCTGTATGAAGAAGGCCTGACGCGGCAGACCGCACTGGAACTGTTCACCCACGGCAGTGCCTGGTTCTCGTCGGAGCAAGGCAAGAAAGGCCAGATCAAGGTCGGACAACTGGCGGATCTGGCGACGCTGAGCGCGGACTTTTTCAGCGTCGAGGAAGAAGCCATCAAGTGGATCGAATCGGTGTTGACCGTAGTCGGCGGCAAGGTGGTGTACGCCGCCGGCGATTTCGAAAAACTCGGACCTGCCAGCGTGCCGGTGCTGCCGGACTGGTCGCCGGTGGTCAAGGTGCCAGGGCACTGGCGTCCGGCTTCACCGATGCAGGCGCAGGTTCACCATTGCAGCGGACCGTGCGCGGTGCATTCCCACAGCCATGAACGAGCGCGTCTGTCGAATGCGCCGGTCAGCGATTTCCAGGGGTTCTGGGGCGCATTTGGCTGTTCATGTTTTGCTTTTTAG
- the ycaC gene encoding isochorismate family cysteine hydrolase YcaC: MSNVPYKRLNKDDAVVLLVDHQTGLISLVQDFSPNEFKNNVLALGDIAKFFNLPTILTTSFDSGPNGPIVPELKEQFPDAPFIARPGQINAWDNEDFVKAIKATGRKQLIIAGVVTDVCVAFPTLSALAEGFEVFVVTDASGTFNTTVQQAAWARMSAAGAHLLNWFSVACELQGDWRNDMEGLANLLSQRLPNYRNLINSYTKFTAK; the protein is encoded by the coding sequence ATGAGCAATGTTCCATACAAACGCCTGAACAAAGACGACGCCGTTGTGTTGCTGGTCGATCACCAGACCGGCCTGATCTCGCTGGTGCAGGATTTCTCGCCCAACGAATTCAAGAACAACGTGCTGGCCTTGGGCGACATCGCCAAGTTCTTCAACCTGCCGACCATCCTCACCACCAGTTTCGACAGCGGCCCGAATGGCCCGATCGTACCGGAGCTCAAAGAGCAGTTCCCGGACGCGCCGTTCATTGCGCGCCCAGGCCAGATCAACGCCTGGGACAACGAGGATTTCGTCAAGGCGATCAAGGCTACCGGCCGCAAGCAACTGATCATCGCTGGCGTGGTGACCGACGTCTGCGTGGCGTTCCCGACCTTGTCGGCCCTGGCCGAAGGTTTTGAAGTGTTCGTGGTGACCGACGCTTCCGGCACCTTCAACACCACCGTGCAACAAGCGGCGTGGGCGCGGATGTCGGCGGCGGGTGCACACCTGCTGAACTGGTTCTCCGTGGCCTGCGAGCTGCAAGGCGACTGGCGCAACGACATGGAAGGCCTGGCCAACCTGCTGTCCCAGCGTCTGCCGAACTACCGCAACCTGATCAACAGCTACACGAAATTTACCGCCAAATAA
- a CDS encoding alpha/beta hydrolase: MNIKKTLATSVLALSIGNAFAAGSPGVEHSTQAFLDALAAGGGKPLEQLSPKDARAVLTGAQASVKVDLSGVEISDKAIKVDGQTINLKVVRPAKVKGELPVFMFFHGGGWVLGDFPTHQRLIRDLVVGSGAVAVYVDYTPSPEAHYPTAINQAYTATKWVAEHGKEIGVDGKRLAVAGNSVGGNMAAVVALMAKEQNTPALRFQLLMWPVTNAQFDDGSYQQFAEGHFLTKGMMQWFWDNYTTNPAERAQIHASPLNASAEQLKGLPAALVQTAEFDVLRDEGEGYARHLDAAGVPVTSVRYNGMIHDFGLLNPLNRIPEVKAAVRQAAAELKTHLN, encoded by the coding sequence ATGAACATCAAGAAAACCCTCGCCACTTCCGTCCTCGCCCTGTCCATCGGCAACGCATTCGCCGCCGGCAGCCCCGGTGTCGAACACAGCACCCAGGCCTTCCTCGATGCCCTCGCCGCCGGCGGTGGCAAACCGCTGGAACAGCTGAGCCCGAAAGACGCCCGCGCGGTGCTGACCGGCGCCCAGGCTTCGGTGAAGGTTGATCTGTCGGGTGTTGAAATCAGCGACAAGGCGATCAAGGTCGATGGCCAGACCATCAACCTGAAAGTGGTGCGTCCGGCCAAGGTCAAGGGCGAGTTGCCAGTGTTCATGTTCTTCCACGGTGGCGGCTGGGTATTGGGCGACTTCCCGACTCACCAGCGCCTGATCCGAGACCTGGTAGTGGGCTCCGGCGCAGTCGCGGTATACGTCGACTACACGCCATCGCCGGAAGCGCACTACCCGACCGCCATCAACCAGGCCTACACCGCGACGAAATGGGTGGCCGAGCATGGCAAAGAGATCGGTGTCGACGGCAAGCGTCTGGCGGTGGCCGGCAACAGTGTCGGCGGCAACATGGCGGCGGTCGTGGCGCTGATGGCCAAGGAGCAGAATACCCCTGCCCTGCGCTTCCAGCTGTTGATGTGGCCGGTGACCAACGCGCAGTTCGACGACGGCTCGTACCAGCAATTCGCCGAGGGGCACTTCCTCACCAAAGGGATGATGCAGTGGTTCTGGGACAACTACACCACCAACCCGGCCGAGCGTGCGCAGATTCATGCCTCGCCGCTCAACGCCAGCGCCGAACAACTCAAGGGCCTGCCTGCCGCACTGGTGCAGACCGCCGAATTCGACGTGCTGCGTGACGAAGGCGAAGGCTACGCCCGCCACCTCGATGCGGCCGGTGTGCCGGTGACCTCGGTGCGCTACAACGGGATGATTCATGACTTTGGCCTGCTCAATCCGTTGAATCGGATTCCGGAAGTCAAAGCGGCGGTACGTCAGGCCGCGGCCGAGCTCAAGACGCATCTGAACTAA
- a CDS encoding LysR family transcriptional regulator, protein MNPFEDMRIFCQVMDSGSFTAAADQLGLSKQFVSRRLMQLEERLGVRLLNRSTRRLDVTPLGQSYYESALRLLSEVEQVEQGIAGQTIEPRGTIRLSAPLSFAVAHLGCLLPVFLQRYRDVVVEVDLSDRPVDLLGEGYDLALRIGVLEDSTLIARRIAVIERVYCASPAYLAERGTPLEPEDLHTHDCLPYGHGRQVQWRFEGRGKPLTVNVTGRMRVNNGELLKDAAIAGMGITYLPTFIVGSALEDGRLVSVLDEFRPEPLTLSAVYPQHRQASRPVQALIEFLRERLNQQ, encoded by the coding sequence ATGAACCCGTTCGAAGACATGCGTATTTTTTGTCAGGTCATGGACTCCGGCAGCTTCACGGCGGCGGCCGATCAGTTGGGCCTGTCCAAGCAATTCGTCAGCCGCCGCCTGATGCAACTCGAAGAGCGCCTCGGCGTGCGCCTGCTCAATCGCTCCACCCGGCGGCTGGACGTCACCCCGTTGGGGCAGAGTTATTACGAATCGGCCCTGCGCCTGCTCAGTGAAGTCGAGCAAGTGGAACAGGGCATCGCCGGCCAGACCATCGAGCCTCGCGGCACCATTCGCCTGAGTGCGCCGTTGTCGTTTGCCGTGGCACATTTGGGCTGTTTGCTGCCGGTATTTTTGCAGCGTTATCGCGACGTCGTCGTCGAGGTCGACCTGAGCGATCGGCCGGTGGACTTGCTCGGCGAGGGTTACGATTTGGCATTGCGCATCGGCGTGCTGGAAGACTCGACCCTGATAGCGCGCCGCATCGCTGTCATCGAGCGGGTGTACTGCGCCAGCCCGGCGTATCTGGCCGAGCGTGGCACGCCGCTTGAACCCGAAGACTTGCACACCCACGATTGCCTGCCCTACGGCCATGGTCGCCAGGTGCAATGGCGGTTCGAAGGGCGGGGCAAACCGCTGACGGTCAACGTCACCGGGCGCATGCGGGTCAACAACGGTGAACTGCTCAAGGATGCGGCCATCGCCGGCATGGGCATCACATACTTGCCGACCTTCATCGTCGGCTCGGCTCTGGAGGACGGTCGGCTGGTGTCGGTACTGGACGAATTTCGCCCCGAGCCGCTGACCTTATCAGCGGTCTACCCGCAGCACCGTCAGGCCTCGCGACCGGTGCAGGCGCTGATCGAGTTCTTGCGTGAGCGGCTGAATCAACAATAA
- a CDS encoding bifunctional 2-polyprenyl-6-hydroxyphenol methylase/3-demethylubiquinol 3-O-methyltransferase UbiG: protein MEVPTKEKAIASNRDAWNDSAQHHKDTPEWRARLDAVSHGDFSCLDDTLTGLLQQVGVDGKDVVQLGCNNGRESLSLFALGARSVVGVDQSGAFLDQARELASRSPHQPEFIEADIHHLPTELHQRFDVALITIGVLNWMPDIGEFLRHVAQTLKPGGSLVIYETHPFLEMFDPESADPYRPDSSYFRREPFVQDQPIVYEGKVEQQASVSYWFVHTLGAIFTGAVEAGLQISHFKEYPHSNREELYDKYQQQKAQLPLCYTLVAVKR from the coding sequence ATGGAAGTGCCGACAAAAGAAAAAGCCATCGCCAGCAATCGCGATGCGTGGAATGACTCCGCCCAACACCACAAAGACACACCCGAATGGCGGGCGCGCCTGGATGCCGTGAGCCATGGCGATTTTTCCTGCCTGGATGACACCCTCACCGGGTTGCTCCAACAGGTCGGTGTCGATGGCAAGGATGTGGTGCAACTGGGCTGCAACAATGGCCGGGAAAGCCTTTCGCTGTTTGCGCTGGGTGCCCGCAGCGTAGTGGGCGTCGACCAGTCCGGGGCCTTTCTTGATCAGGCCCGGGAGCTGGCATCCCGTTCGCCTCATCAGCCCGAATTCATCGAGGCTGACATCCATCACCTGCCGACGGAGCTTCACCAGCGCTTCGACGTGGCGCTGATCACCATCGGCGTATTGAACTGGATGCCGGACATTGGCGAGTTCTTGCGCCATGTCGCGCAAACCCTCAAGCCCGGCGGCAGCCTGGTGATATACGAAACCCACCCGTTCCTGGAGATGTTCGACCCCGAGTCAGCCGATCCCTATCGCCCGGACAGCTCGTATTTTCGCCGTGAGCCTTTCGTCCAGGACCAACCGATCGTCTACGAAGGCAAAGTCGAACAGCAGGCCTCGGTGTCCTACTGGTTCGTCCATACCTTGGGCGCGATCTTCACCGGTGCCGTGGAGGCGGGGTTGCAGATCAGCCACTTCAAGGAATACCCGCATTCCAATCGCGAAGAACTCTACGACAAGTATCAGCAGCAAAAAGCGCAGTTGCCGCTGTGTTACACGTTGGTGGCGGTGAAACGCTGA
- a CDS encoding N-acetyltransferase: MSVIDKLRERIKQKGLLQTLQTLWKRYVYFHRELLWLGRDLVTPVAPHNLRPYTGLRLVTITPENATAFTKYYGNRVKAMAEIAAEGHTGHMYVNEEGDAIGFIWGSARDYFDRHYYGCWFRVNPGEFFEFGGEMIPLYFGTSLSVDAQFKLWDAMRAKGCNKIVDVCDTRNIQAMKMHIRMDYQEQGHITHVYDLFGRWRFFRETYYTGSRLTALRKPEPQPATAAQA; this comes from the coding sequence ATGAGCGTCATCGACAAGCTTCGCGAACGCATCAAACAAAAAGGCCTGCTCCAAACACTCCAGACGCTCTGGAAACGCTATGTGTACTTCCATCGAGAGCTGCTATGGCTGGGGCGCGATCTGGTGACCCCGGTGGCGCCGCACAATCTGCGGCCCTATACGGGCTTGCGTCTGGTGACCATCACCCCGGAAAACGCCACGGCTTTCACCAAGTATTACGGTAACCGCGTCAAGGCCATGGCCGAAATCGCCGCCGAAGGTCACACCGGGCACATGTACGTGAACGAAGAAGGTGATGCCATCGGATTTATCTGGGGCAGCGCCAGGGACTACTTTGACCGGCACTATTACGGCTGCTGGTTCCGGGTCAATCCCGGTGAATTTTTCGAGTTCGGCGGTGAAATGATCCCGCTCTACTTTGGCACCAGCCTGTCGGTGGACGCCCAGTTCAAACTCTGGGATGCGATGCGGGCCAAAGGGTGCAACAAGATCGTGGACGTCTGCGATACCCGCAACATCCAGGCCATGAAAATGCACATCCGCATGGACTACCAGGAGCAAGGGCACATCACCCATGTCTACGACCTGTTCGGCCGCTGGCGCTTCTTTCGCGAAACCTACTACACCGGCTCGCGGCTGACCGCGCTGCGTAAACCGGAGCCGCAGCCAGCGACCGCGGCGCAGGCGTGA
- a CDS encoding ChbG/HpnK family deacetylase: MPRQVIVNADDFGLSPSENAVILGAFHAGVISSATAMANMPAFEAACALARQPLLKGRIGLHFNLTYGRPLSLSILARSTFCDSQGEFDLSLPRHSLRLNRQDRDAVLEELEAQWQRCLDNGLHPSHLDSHQHVHNIWPIGDIVARFAASQGVPVRLARDLGSNLSVSKRVFKTLLNHRLNSLAGASAQNVCTPVDLRNVVMPIDGLLEIVVHPIHIGADFGDAYLDPGESLSHVLDQRLGGVPRVSYAVVPRAFKEEPQYSTELYPLKS; this comes from the coding sequence ATGCCTCGCCAAGTCATAGTCAACGCTGACGATTTCGGCCTCAGCCCGAGCGAAAACGCGGTGATACTGGGTGCCTTTCACGCCGGGGTCATCAGCTCCGCGACCGCCATGGCCAACATGCCGGCCTTCGAAGCCGCCTGCGCCCTGGCCCGGCAACCATTGCTCAAGGGGCGGATCGGGCTGCATTTCAACCTCACGTATGGCCGGCCGTTGAGCCTGTCGATTCTCGCGCGTTCGACGTTCTGCGACAGCCAGGGCGAGTTCGACCTCAGCCTGCCCCGCCACAGTCTCCGGCTCAACCGCCAGGATCGCGACGCGGTGCTGGAGGAACTCGAAGCCCAATGGCAACGCTGCCTGGACAACGGCCTGCACCCCAGCCACCTCGATTCCCATCAGCATGTGCACAACATTTGGCCCATTGGCGATATCGTCGCGCGTTTCGCCGCCAGCCAAGGGGTGCCCGTGCGACTGGCACGCGACCTGGGCAGTAACCTGAGTGTGTCCAAGCGAGTGTTCAAGACGTTGCTCAACCATCGATTGAACAGCCTGGCCGGAGCGAGCGCCCAGAACGTATGCACCCCGGTCGATTTGCGCAACGTGGTGATGCCAATCGACGGCCTGCTGGAAATCGTCGTCCATCCGATCCATATCGGCGCCGACTTTGGCGATGCCTATCTGGACCCGGGCGAGTCGCTGAGCCATGTGCTGGATCAGCGTCTTGGCGGTGTTCCGAGGGTGTCCTACGCCGTTGTGCCGAGGGCGTTCAAAGAGGAACCGCAATACTCAACCGAACTGTACCCGTTGAAATCCTGA